TAGAAAACCCAGTTCTTTTAGTGTTTATCTAACTAGAATTAAACCCTGCGATGTACGAAATATTATAAcacataaaattataaattttcgtGCCActaaaatatacataaaataaaggtaacataaattaccaaaaatacgACCGGTATAAGTCAAATACTAGTTTATTGAAAGAGTTTGTAATTTTGGTAAATTCAAATAAACGttgataatttgataataagtAATGGTAACTTACTAGGAGCAATTTGCCAGTTTAACAATGTTTTTATAAACTTACTAACATCAGGAGCAAGCGAAAGATAGTGACCTACGACATTCAGGGAAGGGGTCATTTAAGGGGACTAGGAAAAGACCCACAGAAGCATCTTTGATCCACTTACCCCTGTCCAATTATATTGAAGTATCAAAGCTTGAATGAAGCTCTGTCACGTCAAATGATCATTTAAGCACATGCTCAAACCACGTAGTAAAGCCGACAGGAATGGTTCATCCCTAATTCGAAGATACAGAGATCAAGCACCAGAATCTACCCGAATGTTAATGATAGTTCAATTCTTGCTGTCTTAAACTGTACACCAAATACCGCAATTGGATGCGAAATTGGGCAGTAAAGAATGTTTACAGAATCGCTTGACCAGTACAATCTAGAAGAACCAGGCAATTTTCAATGGTGCGCAATATAATGATCGAACAAGGACTCTTGTCCATATGAAGCTTTGGAATGAATTCCACCAATTCCAAAGTTTTCAGTTCAACCAATGAACAGCACAGCAAAACTGAAGCCACACCTTCTATTTCAAGAGGAGACATTGGGCAGCAAAATCATGTTCAGCATACAGAGCTATTTGCTCATGGTGGAAGACAAGCAGAAGTTCCAGAAGATGGAGCCCATGGACATGAAAGCTACCCGGGCTTGAAGGGGAACCACCCTGTTAGCATGCCAAAAATGTCAGTAGAATTTGTCAATGACACTTCAGCTTTTCTACATAACAAGAAAGCCAGAAGACTGCCgaagaaaatagaattgaaaattgtttcaaaattttccccCACAATGCCGAAAGAACGCCTTGTTGGTGgtatatcaaaaaaaaaaaaaaaattacaatgcCACTTCTTGAAAGCCAAACAAAACTCCAAACAACCACCACAAAGCCCTTTCCCATTAACTGAGGTTGGCAACATGAATCATTCTAAGCGACAATGCCGCATTTCATACCAGATCTACCTGAATATCCAAGTGCTCCAGATTTGTGAAAATATAAACTTGAAATCAACAGCATTAACAcatcctcatcatctttctCCTACAACTAAGCCACAGCACCTCTAAAACCATGTGGCATTTGATGACTGTGAATTCATCAAAACAGATTACTGAGAAAGAGCTCCTATCTACTCAAACAAGTTTCTCATATCTCTAGTCAGGTAACATCATGGAAATGCCAGAAAAGCATAAAAAGGAACATACCAGAAATTCAATGCACTGACAGGGATCCAGAACCTAAATCCTGCAAAGATGAGGTATATGGCTAATAAATGATTTTACCTAGCATTGGATCAATAAAGACAGCTTTGAAGATTGAAGAGCACTTCACCATAGAGTAGTGTGGGAAGAGCATCCTTTTGATACTTTATAGGAAGCTCAGATAACTTCCCTTGCCATAGATTGTTCCAAGCAAAAACAATTGCAATAACCGTAGGGCCAAGCACGATTTGGTTTAACAATACctgcaagaaaaacaaattaaaagactgCGCTCTTATGTTTTGTCACCAAATATATAAGAACATTGTGAGAAAAGTGATTGTACCTTCAGCATCAAGTTCTTAACTGTTGGCTTAGGCAAAGTTTTATCAAGATACTGATACCAGACAAAAGAACCGGGGCCATAGAAAAGGAATCCATAAGAAGTCATGCGAAGGGCCCTAAACCAGTCATGATCTGAAAAAAGAATGCCAATGACATCCTGTGCCATAGCTTTAGGTCAAAATCTAAACACAGATACTTTAATATCAGACCAAGTATTAAAAATCAGATAAAGCAACAAAAACATTCAACACTCATGAAAGGATAACAGTTGCAGACAAAAAAAGTTCACACCacgtttggaaaagaaaaaacctatCAGAAAAGGAACCGACCAACGTGAGTTCACAGACTTCTCAAACTTAGCAGTTCACAGACTTCTCAAACTTATTTTCCTATTCTGATTTTATGAGACATTTTGGGACGTAGAAAAAGTCAAACAGTGAACTCAAACTCATAGAAGAGCTTTTGACCCAAAAGACtcacagagagacagagagagactaACTATTATGCTCTGCACAAGACGAAAAAATTGGCAATAGGTGAAGAAACGTAACCACATGAGACATTACCAGGCTCTAGGTatgatttatgacattttttgaCTTGAACCTCAATGGAAGTGGAACCTGTTTCTAATTGATgcatgaaaagatgaaaaatccaCTACCACAGCACAAAATGGCTCCAGCTGTAGCTCAACTAGAAACCAATTTGACCACAGTTGGAAGCTGTCTTCTTTGAATCATATGCAGCATTGAATTAGAGTGAGCAGCACATGATGTGCCCATCAACACCAAATGACTCTAAGAAAACTAAGCAATAGCTGTGGTGAATCTGGCAAGCTCATCTGCACGGTGGATAGTAGTACACCAAAAGACCACTTCATGTATTAATCTAATATCTAGATAGTCAAGTATCACACATAAAAGCGCCACCAGTGCTTAGATAGTTCTAATCAACTCTGCACTAGTATATCTCACATTGAAAGGCCTACACAGCTTCAAAACTAGTGAACATGACACCAGCCACTCGCTACGCTTTTCCACCGCTATATCAAAACACTTGAAGTTGGTTCAAGAATTGCCCCATGACATGCAAACGACACAGAAGAAAAGCCATAACACCGAAAGTGGAGATTATTTGCCTACCTTTTCCCCTACAATCTAAGGCAATAATGATCAGTCATTTCTTTCAGAATCACAACTTTTTCCCCTCTGCAGGCAATATCAGCTAGTCAATCAAGTGGGAAGACACATCAACATCCGTTTCCTTTctgatgaaattaaaagaagagCTTTCTCAGAAGCCAAAGTGAACAAGAGAAAACGAGGTTCTAGAAACACAACATCCAGCACATTCCCTGAACTAACAGTCAAGCAGACAGTCAATCCTGCCTCCATCAGAAACCTGCATAGACTGCTCAGTTATAAGGCATACAATCCAAGGGAATACGCACAACAACACAATCATTAGCACTTGCAACTCGAACAAACATACAACGTTCGGCTGACAGGAAACATTCGTAACCAAACACCGACCTCGCGAGCACCATCGACGTCCGGTCCGGACGGGGAAGGCCTAGCCGAgccctccctcttccttctcaGGCGCGCGCTGACCTGAGCAATCGTGTCGCCGGCGAGAGCGAGGgaccccgccgtcgccgcttgCTTGAGGGGGAACCGGCGGGCGGGTCCCCCGGCGGTCGACTCCACGGAATCCGAGGGCTTCGAGCTCCTCCGGCGAGGGCGCGAGGATCCCTCGTCCCTCCAGGGACCGTTCCACCCCCAGAGCCCGCCCtggccgccgcagccgccgctcAGAGCACCCATCGAGAGATCAAATAGTCCGAGTCCGACCCGATTTGGTGGAAATGATCCGGTCGTCTTGGAGGACTCTTTTGGTTAAAGCGGGCTGCTTTTTTCCCCAGCCATAGATGacttatcaaaataaaaaataaaaaataaaaatattaggaTTTATCTCAATGGCCTTCCCCTTCATGTCTTACCATATAAAAAAGGGGAGACGAAGAGTTCGAATCTACCTTATCAAATGATTTGACTGGAGATAATATAGTTTTAAATATATGTTTCGACTCTTACGCCCTACAAAGAAACAGTGCAAACATTTAATAGTGAGATTgagataatttaattttaaatataagtttCGACCTTCATGCCTTATAAAaaaacaatgcaaaaatttaaaagtgaGAGTAAAAGTTAGAATAAGAATACGATATaaccaacaacaacaaaaaaaaaaaattatcaaaaggctGAAACGGATGGTGGCGTGGGACTTGTCATGTTTGTTTCCGTTGTTTTTActatttagttaaaaattaatacTTATCTAGATTTGaacaaattctaaaaatattaagtGTTAAAAATTATGCATTGGAAAACATTAGATGTTTCTTATTACAAAAAGTCAAAGTATTTTTCATAAACCACCATGGTAAACACTCTCGAATCGCACGCGGAACTTAGTTTAGTAATTGTACCCACCATATTCTTCGATATTGATAGTGGAACATGGTTGACaaccaatgaaaaattgatatctCTAGTGTTTAATGTAAAACGTAGGCTCCTTTGTTCAAGTAACGGTTGCAATTTCGAGCATGAGCGGATGACGCACGTGCATTTTCCCATCCCATATCGTTTGTCGAACCTAGATGCTCCAGGGTCGGGACTCATTTGTCGTATGCAACCACCTACATAGGTTAAGAGCGCGGAATGACCttaatgaattttcaatttgtgacATTTCGTATCTATTCTatcaaagagaaggaaaaagaaaaacggaCCAAAATGGTCATGACCCAATTGAGCAAGCGAAGCTAATCCGTTCGATCACCCCTCGATCCCGCCCAAGCGCCCTAATGCAAAACGGAGGTCGCATACTTTAGGACCGCGGATAGCCAAAGGTGTTAACCACTCTGCGACAATGACTGGGCACCGTGAAAATGCAAAGACTAAAATAGAAGCATTTCCTTTCTGGCTGATTGATGAGAAGGATGGCCGAGCcatattttgcttttgcatatggattGAGTGCTGCTGGAGGGCCCCCGACGCTTTCAATCCACACCGATACATAGCTTTCTTCTAGTTCTAGCAGCGTTGCCTACATCACCTACTTCAAACTATAGAATTCAGCGAAAATGTCAAAAGGAGGATAGAAACACAACTTGCTGCAACATAGAAGctaaagaaagtgaaaaatacGGCACTTCCATACTCGAGAACCACATCGACATACATATATGCCAGGTGTACTGCTGCATGGACACCCTCTTCAGAAAACTCAAAACCTTCTTTGAAAATTCCAAAAGCATATCCTAGGTAAGGTCCTCTTGTAGGCTCATTTCAGAGGAGTATAAGAACCCATTTCGAGTTCTTCCAGTCTCCCGTTTAGTGGGATCACCATTTTCTCCAATGATACTTAATCTGTCAAAGGAGAGCCCtccttgagattttttttctacTGGAAAGTTGCAATTTTCCAAAGAATCTCACCACATATGCTTATCCGTTAAATCCCAATCATGTTCAAGTGCCAGCACATATCATCGAATGACGGATAAATATATATGATGAGTGTGTCAAGAAAACGCAACACTTTAGTAGGTTTGGAAATCCCAAGCAGGTGCCACTTTGCCAGATTAAGTGACATTATCACAAACTGTCTGTTGTCGGTTGAAAGATGGACATAATTGATGCACCAGCTTCCATATGCTGAAGACCTGGAGAGGGAAAATGAGATCAGTGGGAGGAACCAAGATCAGTAAAACACAAGCTAGGACAGACAATTGCTTTATGACGAAAtctagaaatgaaaaagaaaatttgatcaaTAATGCTCGATGTTCTGAGGATTTAAGTAATTAGAAACATACACCAACCAATCACAACTATGCCTCGAATCAAGTACATAATATAAACAAAACCAGACTAGGATATCAAGGGTACTAATAGAAACAATTAGCGCAACCCAATTTCCCGAATCTATGATCTCTGGTGCCATGGAAATCAATGGAGCACTCCCAATTCTTGATCGTGCAATCTGGCCGGCCCCCAAAACAAaactagtggcaactcctagtCAAGTATTAAGTTGtctaaaaaattgtaaaatgaaCTCCTGTCATTTGAGATATGGGTTTGGAGAAACCTAGTttccaattgataatttatGGAAGTTCACTCAAGACTACCATTTTTATGAACTATTCAAACTGTCTTGTAAACGATGACCTTTAAATTCATACATTAGAGGGCTTCTTGCCTCGAGGGGTAAGTCGCGATAGAAATTACagattaaattttcaaaattgatgccATATCTTGTGTCTAAAACGTTGATAATTGAAGGGACGCTTGATTGATAACCACGGATTGATCTTTAATGATatcttctcttatgataaaattttgGCGAAGTACCAAATCCCATAAGCAGCCTCACTAAGAGATCACTAACATTGTCGTGAGGTTATGCATGACGGCCACTTCTTGACATTCACCTGCTTGATCATGCACAAAAAAGCGGACTTTAGAGCTTTGGGGGGCGGGGGCGGGCGCAAAATTGTGTTTATCACAATCCTCAGTGCAAGATTTTCTTgtactttgtttttttgtctttattCATGTAAGGAACCACATTTTCCAATTGGGGTTTTGATTGCAAACGTAATTGATGTTTTTGAAAATCATGCTACTCACATGCTTGAGtaattaagtttttttctttttttcttttttggtgatcGAAGATCCGCTTCATTACTCCGTAAGACTTACGCCCAGTATCCACGACTATACTTTGAGGGGGACTAGCGTGGAAATGCACCACCATGTGGTCCCTCACTTAAAGGATGAAACCAAGCTGGGAAGAGTCGAACTCTCGACCTCCAGCATTAGAGGGAGGGAACGCCTTCACCAACTCGGCCATGCGCCAATGGGTGCTTGAGTAATGAAGTTCAAGttcataaaaatcatttttctttgagaacACTAGAATTATTTCAAACTGACACTCCCGACCAAGCTTTTATACCTTGGCTTCATAATGTTTTGAAAATAAGTTTCAAGAAGACCTTGTGTAAGATCCCATCTCTTCGTTTGGTTACTTTCTCCAGTTGGTCTGCAAAATGATACTTGGAGATGGTAAGATTGTAATCATTCAAATAGGAATTTCTTGAACAACAACTACcttgttcatccatttttgttAAACAGATAAAATGAAGGGTTTTTTAGACATGCACCTCTTCTAAGAGACAAAACAGTATAGGCCCGGAGAAATCAGGGCAAACACAACAAGGCGTGATCACCAATTGAAGCCTGGAAGCATAATTTCTTGAAAGTTCAAGTTATACGAAGCAGCCTTCTGGATTCAAAGCAATTAAAGCATTAAACACGTTGGTTTCCTAGAGTCTCATGTTGTTCGCTTGCATAAATTGCTAAAGTGCTATAGCAAAATTTTTATCTGAAGTGGCTGGCTCTTTGATAAAGGGTTGACAATTACAAACTTGAAATTTCCATGACTTTGCAAGACATTGTGGGTTCATGAATTAATTCCAAGGCAAGTTGACTTCAGTGGAAACGGTGCCGCCAGTGACATGAAGGAAGAATTATTCGAGCAAAGCATAAATCCGCTAGTCAGACAATAATGGAACTACATATGGCAAAATTATTCAACTAAATGTGGAGTACAT
The sequence above is drawn from the Eucalyptus grandis isolate ANBG69807.140 chromosome 11, ASM1654582v1, whole genome shotgun sequence genome and encodes:
- the LOC104425018 gene encoding peroxisomal membrane protein 2; the encoded protein is MGALSGGCGGQGGLWGWNGPWRDEGSSRPRRRSSKPSDSVESTAGGPARRFPLKQAATAGSLALAGDTIAQVSARLRRKREGSARPSPSGPDVDGAREDVIGILFSDHDWFRALRMTSYGFLFYGPGSFVWYQYLDKTLPKPTVKNLMLKVLLNQIVLGPTVIAIVFAWNNLWQGKLSELPIKYQKDALPTLLYGFRFWIPVSALNFWVVPLQARVAFMSMGSIFWNFCLSSTMSK